From Pirellulales bacterium, one genomic window encodes:
- a CDS encoding A24 family peptidase, giving the protein MSGCETLARGLAENWHVWVVSVVLVVAAVIDGYKLKVPNWLTFPMIISGWLYSVLFYGWAGLGWSLCGTAVGLGLLLPAYAIGGMGAGDVKLLAGVGAWVWGTVTFQAFCVSAVVGAVIAVGMIVWTRGIARHRDQFLVILNEIVTIRDPNQLAAIAAERKPSMLLLPYGIPIAIGAISYFAWMGMLL; this is encoded by the coding sequence ATGAGCGGTTGCGAGACGTTGGCAAGAGGCCTGGCCGAAAACTGGCACGTCTGGGTGGTGAGCGTCGTCCTGGTGGTCGCCGCGGTCATCGACGGCTACAAGCTCAAAGTCCCCAATTGGCTCACCTTTCCCATGATTATCTCGGGCTGGCTCTATAGCGTCCTGTTCTATGGCTGGGCCGGATTGGGCTGGAGCCTCTGCGGCACCGCCGTCGGCCTGGGCTTGTTGCTGCCGGCCTACGCCATTGGCGGCATGGGCGCGGGAGATGTCAAACTGCTCGCCGGCGTCGGCGCTTGGGTCTGGGGAACCGTCACTTTTCAGGCCTTCTGCGTCTCCGCCGTGGTCGGCGCCGTCATCGCGGTCGGCATGATCGTCTGGACGCGCGGCATCGCTCGCCATCGCGATCAATTCCTGGTGATCTTGAACGAGATAGTCACCATCCGAGATCCCAACCAACTGGCGGCCATCGCCGCCGAGCGCAAACCGAGCATGCTCTTGCTCCCCTATGGCATTCCGATTGCCATCGGCGCCATCAGCTATTTTGCCTGGATGGGAATGCTGCTATGA